A region of the Numenius arquata chromosome 2, bNumArq3.hap1.1, whole genome shotgun sequence genome:
ACCATAGTGGCTTGGAAACCATCGTTTTCcccttgtattttaaaaactacATGTGTTATCTTCCGGGATGTCATGACTCattcctttttttggttttttttttttttttttttttttttttttgagcattgtGACACCTGAGAAAATCAGAGCCTCtgcataatgagaaaataaatacacatttgcaggaaataaattaatgatCTCAGAATACTTTTTTTGAGCTGTTTACCTAAAGACACTTTCTTTCTGTAAACGAAAGCAAAATAATTGAAAAGCCTTGTTGTGAGTCACTAAAACTTAAGTTGCTGAAGAACAggagttttaaaatgctttatctgTATCTCTGTGCAGTGTATTAACTACCATTGCAATAATTTCTGACTGTAGCCCAAACATATAGCAATAAATATCTCTCACCCTGCACGCTTTTATAAAAGCCAGATTGGctttcttgttttgtgtctgtgaGTTGTAGTGTTTTGTGCCAAAAGTAGTCTCAGGAACAGTAAATTGGCTGTTGGAGCAAGCTCCTCCACGTAAGAAAGAACAGCACAGCTATTGCGTGGTAGATACCTTCTGGGCATCATGTTATTTTCATATATAGCTTACAGATGTGATTTCCTAACTCTGAGGATACACTATGCACATGTAAACAAGGTGCCATGAGAAAGCCAATATGTATATTTACAGTAGACCAGCTGCTAAGCAGTAACTGTTTCAagccctttgcttttcttttcctagtaCCTGTGAAATAGATAGGTGGAATAGTATGTGAAATAGTTTATTCCTTTTCACCTAAGAGGTGAAATCTGTCTTGTATACTTTGAGGTAAGATAAGAATATGGATGTATGATCAGCTACTGTAGAATAATCTGGTTTGCTAAATTCACACCTTGGCTTACCCTAGGGTAACTTGACTGTGTACACAAACCTCGAGTTTAGGTCTAGCTGCTATCAAAATCTTATGTCGCACTGATTATTTGTTTTACCATCTTCCTACAGATTTGTGGTTCAAAAGGGATATTGATTTAGGGTGGATTGCAGGATCTCTACATGGGGATGCCCCTTGGGTGACAGGAGGCCTGTCCTGTAGAGGACCCTGGACACCAGGAGAGAGGCCTCCATTCATGTGGAGCGTTGCAGGGAAAGGCATGTCAAGTTATGCATGCATGACAGATGATGTTGCCAAACAGATGAGctattaaaattttatattttctggATAGTCTTTTAGTTTGGTTTGTAAAGGAGGATTGGGATGATCGATCGTAGGCACAAATTTGTTTCCTTGCAACCAGAACCATTTGTCCCCATTTCTTGGGCAGATGTGAGTGAACACAACTTGTTCTTATTCTTTTGCTGTTCCCAAGCGTAGAAGTTGTTAGCAGAATTTCAGAAGCATGGGCATAAACGCAACCTGGGAAAATAATGTTCCTTTATCAACAGTAGGGTTTATTGCAGAAGAGGTAgtgctatttgatttttttaatttttttttttttttttttgccttagttcACTACTTCTTTCCCTCTGTTCTGTCATGTAAATACTGGGTGAGCAAGATAACAGGAGGTAAAATTTTGAGGAGATTTAAAGCTGTGTAACAATAGACAGAGCAGTCTTAAGCACTTACTGGCTTTCCTTGCTCATTCATGATATTGCATAGGAAAAgatacaaaagcatttttaagtaAGGTCCTCAAATGTCAACTCCTAtcatctgaagaacagaaatggACACTTTAAGGCCAAAACATTGAGAGTTCAAGTTGCTCCAAGGTGTTCTCGTTCTCCTCTAAAAGAACTTGAAGATAGACAGGAGCGCGTGCTCGATGAGCAGTAGCGAGTGTTGGTcgcagcagagctcagcaggatGAGACTGGGTGTTGCTTTGTCCTCAGCACACCGGAGGAGATAATTCACCAGAGGGACAAATGTCCGTCCTCTGTGCTGTTACCTGAAGTAGGACAGAGAGCATATGTGTTGACCTGCGTAGGTGGTGCTGATAGCTATTTATTGTTAGAAAAATAACGCTCTTTTtaatccacttcttttttttttttttaagggcattGGGTGTGTTGGTATTTTTAAGCATTGGCTTTTTTCTTCAGCACTGAACACGGTgttggctgctcctggatgagcaGCAGATTTCCTGTTGGTGATGGCAGCTTTGTTAGTCACTTTATTTATGGATTTCTTCCTTTGCCTAGTCAAGTAAGTCAGAGGATATCTCTGACTGCTTCTCTAACTCCTAACCATTTAATCCATTTATGCAAATAAAACTTTGtgtttctgcttttacttttggGCTTATTAGTGGTAGTTCAGGATGTTAATTTGGATGTGGGGATCTTCTTTGAGAAATGGGATGagactggaggggggggggtggggtggaaatcATAGTGATTTTCCAATCCCTTTGAATAAAGCAAGCCAGAGAATCCAATGTCCAGTCCagaatttcttctgaagtttctACACATCTCAGAAAGTGAGTTTAGGTTGACTGTAAGTGCTGGTGACTCCACCATAACCTTAGGCATGATTTTCCTGTAGTTAATTATCCTTGGGGTTTAATTACTCTTTTAAAGCCTTGTTTCTAGTTTGAACTTGTCAAACTTCAGCGGTCAGCTATGGCATCTCATtgtgtctctctctttcctgaTTAAGAGCCATCTTTTATCAAAAATCTTTCACATATGCATGAGCATATATACTATCACTGTCTCACTTCTTAAATTCTTGGTTAAATTAAACAGAATGAGTTTTCTTGGGATTCAAGGCATGATTTCTAGACTTTGCATACTTCTGTAGTTATTTCTTGAATTTGTTTTAAGTTTTTATCTAATAATGCCAGAAGGTGACATAGCATGTCACTAACAGTCTGGTAGGTGTTGTATACAGAAGTATTTTCAGCTGTCTTCATCTTCTTATATTTATCTCCTTGTAATTTGGAGGTTTATTTACCACCTTAGCTGTAAGCCAGCATGGAGCTCATTACAAAATAACTGTCTACAATGATTTCCAAATTCTCTTCAGTTTCTACTCTCCTAAGCATAACCAACCATCTCTGTTCTTAGGTGAGCAGCTCCATATGGTAGCAGGAAAAAGCCCGTTGTCCAAACAGCTCACCGCTCCAAGCATTTGTTGTATAATGTTCCCTTGATTATATTTATTGGTTTTCACCAAAGGGGCTTGCTTTTGCTTGTCATTTAACAAAAAGTCATTCTCATATGACTTCCGCATTGTTTACATCTTTATATATAACAATTGCCACCtacttagttttctttcttttcagggtGGAAAATTGTCCCTTTTAAAGGGCTGTGCTATGCACAACTGGTTTGGATTCACACACGGTGAATTAAATTAGTTTATAATCAACTGAACTTCAATCCTCGATTTCTAATCAAAATCTAATATACCTTTACCCTTGCCtagctgctgtgattttttttttctgagaagttcaatacttgtatttttcagaaacttaAAGATATTTTGTTGAGGAAAACTATTGGCATGCATTCCCTTCCTGAAGTCTTTCCTCTCACGTCATAGTTATGTGATGAGGAGCCCTTTCAAACATTCCTTTCTGATTGAGCTGTCTACTGCAGATCTGTATTGATACCGAGACTGTAATGTGCCTGTTAGCACATTGACCCATATCTACTCTAGATAAAACAAGCAATCACTTTAAAGCAGATAGTGGTGCCTTTATTATACCACACAACTTTCCAGTCTCTTCTGTCTATCTCAATGCTTTTTAAtgttgaagtaatttaaaaaattctaGTAGGCTTCAGAAATTGTATTGAATCGCACTTATTATCAGAAGTTAATTTTTCTGGCTCTGTTCATTATCCAGGTTTCCACTATTGGCATATAAACAACTGGTTTGTTTTCTATGCATCCCTTTACTTTTTCATGTTTTAGTTTTGAATCTTATATGCGGGTAATGATATCATATGATACATTCCCAGTGTCCTCCCTAATTAATACTAGTAGAAAGCCCTGCAGAATCATGTAGTTTTGCTATCCAAAATGTTAGGCAGTCCCACTAGACAGAGAGAAACTTCCAAGGTTTATGAACTTCAATTTGTGGAGTGGGACAAATAATCCACAGGATATCACTTACCTAGCCAGTGTTTAATCTCCTGTATCTTCTGCAATCTGTTTCTCTCATTTGGGCATCAGGAAGGGTTCCGAAGCAGACTGTCTCCCTCCTGTTTTCAGGGAGCTTTAATATCTTAATAAATATTACTGAACATGGCCCAGGTCTACTACTGTGTTGTGTTCTGTGACAAACTGGGCATCCCTTCCTTGATTTTTTACTGTAGGAAACAGGCTGCTTTATTGCCATCACTTCATTCTCCAACCGAATAGGTAGTTCCCTTGTCTGAATGTGTGCAACTCCCTTTTGCTCTTCAGGATCAGTGGTTGTCAATCCAaagagttaaatttttttttttttttttcctagcaaactATTGACTCTTCACTGTGTGGGAAAACTCTAGTCTTTGGACAAGAAGCAGAAGGTGGTACAGCCTTTGCAGTAGCTGGGAGTTGGGTCACTCTTGGCTGTCACCAGTGGCTATAGGGAGCTgtgctttttgaaagaaattctgcATTCCCTCTTGCAAAATGTCTCAAAAATTATCTCTGCCAACGGGTTTACCTCTTTGCTAATATGATTGCAGTGAGGGCAGCTATTCTAAGTGTAAGTGGAGTCAGTCTGGACACCATTTAATGATTCATGTCCTAGAAAAACATGGTTTTCCTGTTTCTATAGTAGGGACATTGTTTCTGGCTGTCTGCTTAGAGAAGTGGCTTAGTGTTTGGGAAATGCTTGCAACTGAGGgcatctgccttttttctttctttcttttttttttttttttttatcatctaggtttctttcaaacaaaccaaaaaaatccaaaacagaaaaaaaaacccaagcctgaaACTTTATTCTCGTATTTCTAGGCTAGAGATTAGGATACAGTTGCACATCTGtaataataatagtgataaaaaccaaccaaacacacagTTCAAAGGGAATATTAAATCAATGGCTTACCTAATCTCTTTGCATGTGAAACATTAATTAGCATGTTTTCTTGAGAGTTTTATTTAACATCTGTATGACTTCCTGAAAGTACACCAAAACGTTATTCAAAACAAAGGTAATAAATACAGAGGTAGTACACaaggaaacaaaatgagaaactTGTTTACTTTAtaaatcagttttcatttcataTGTCAAAATTCACTCAAAGCACTTAGAAATCTGAAATTACTCCAGCATATGGAAATAAATTGGTCATAAATGATCTCCTGcaatattaaaatgtttcatgcataccttaaaaaaaaaaaaaaaaagaaaaaaaaaaaaaagagagaaccaaacccacaaaaaaacctcaaaaccaccCGAAACCAACAACACGATCAAAATTCCATAATCTCCAAGTTCCTCATGTGCTCCTTTTCCTGCTGTCCACTCTCCCCAGGGTTTGTCATCTTGTGCTGTCAAGTGGGTCATAAGTCATAGCAGTGGTGACTGTTTCTAGGTCAGACAGTAACACGTTAGGAAGATTAATTTTATAAGATGCACAGAAATAGTATTTTACTTTTACAGTAGGAAAGTGCTGACTCGCTACAAAATGCTGCATTAACTTCACAGACTGATTTCACTGAACTGATGGCAGTGACATGCCAGTTTTGCAGCTGGTACGATAGTCCATCTCAATATTGTTTGAAAAGAAGACGAAGGGAAAGGGGAATTTTAGGTTACATATTTCCAGACATGGTAGGGGAAGGAATTGAACTGTCTTGATAGTtacccttgctgttctgttatcTTTGTGGCTTATTATACATGAGGCACTTAGCATATTGGCACCATTTTTAAAAGGTATCGCAATAGTTCAAACTGTAGAACCAGTCTAATCTGCTCTGTTTTTATTAGCATCATACTTTAGCATTTGAGCAAGGACATCACTTTCATAAAGTTAAACTGTTTTTTAACAAGTTACCCTTGAAGACTTTTCCTACCGCACCTTGATCATACCtgttaaaaacaagaaaggcaTCCGGTGAAAAAGCAGTGGGAAGGGAGGCATGCTTTTAAGAGGAAAGTGTATGCATGTACGTGCTGAGATCCTGTAGATTGTGTGATTTAGATGTTACAAAACCTCTAATAATGCTGCGGTGCAGGTGAAGTTGTTCTGTGGGCTGATCATCACTAAAgtctttgttttccattcttcCTAGAAATTAAGAAGCCACCGGTGGCCCCCAAACCAAAATTTGTGGTAGGACACAAGGCGATGCCTCCACCTGTTGCACCGAAGCCTGATGTTGTACTTTCTGGTGTTATACAAGCAGCaaggaaaaccaaaccagcaaTTGCACCGAAACCAAAGGTTCTCAAGAGCTCATCCGTTCCAGAAGTTAAGCCTCCGTCGTCTGCACgaaaaagcacaaaaagcttTGAAGAGCACAGGGGAGATTCTTCTCAAACACTAGACCACTTGAACTATAAAAATGAAGCCTCGGAAGGGAGTACTGATAACACAGCATATATTCTACCAGTGTCATCTTGCAAATTTGAATGCCTTCATAAGCTTGGAAATGGGGAGAGCACCTGTAAAACTCAGATAATTTTCGAGCACTTTGAAAACTTAGAGAACATCAAAGTTGGTGAAAAAACTTCACTAGCTCTGGGGGATAGTCACAAAGAAAAACTGGCAAACAGAAATCAGGTGGTTTTGAAAGCCAGCATTTTGGAAGAGAAACTTAAGGATGTTCTAACTCATAGTATGTTTCCTAACAGCAGTCCTGTGAGGCACAGATATGCAGACAAACTTGGCAAAGGGGATGGCAGCAGTTCCAAGAATGACGTTAAAATAGAGTTTATGGAATTTGTACAGTCTTCATCACCTTCTGAGGTAGCTAAAGGGAAGCAACAAAATACTGACGGTAAGCTCACTGCTGATGAGTTTCAGATGTCTGAAATTTGTCAGAGTTTGACTGAAAACAACCACAGTTGCTCTTGCCCATTGGACCAGGAAAtcctggaaaatgaaaatttaagtaGCAATAGTTCGTTTTCAGGTGAAACGGGTAAGAAAGCAGATGCTGATAAAACCTGCTCTGAAACATCTTCAGTCCTGACCTCAAAAGTGCTTCCTATCCCTAAGCCAAGAAAGACACGTGCTGCATGTCTAGTCCGTCAGGATGGCATGGACACTGCAGGAGAAGGAACAAAGGAACCGTCTACTTCAGAGAAAGATTCCTTTGGGCTTGTGGAACAAAGCTTTAAAAAGCCAGCAAAAATTAATATCCTTGGTCAAAGTGTTTGTTATAACAATAGTACAGAAGTGCTTCATCCTGAAAAATGTGAGGTAACTCAAATCAATGCAGACAAAATGCATCAGGTGAAGGAGCCTGCTACAGAAGTGTCAACTTCACAAAATCTTTTGCCTCCGTTGTCACACAAAACTTCTGATATGGTGGAAGGCATTGAATGTTCTTTAGATGCAGCCCATAACTTAGTTAACTCCATAGATGAGATGACAGATGATGCTAGTATGGTAGATGCCGTGGACAAAAGGACTAACTTTGTCAGGTGTGATACTTTGTCCATGAGTTTGCCAAAGCAACTCAAATTAACTGGCAGTCAGCATTCATCTGCCTCCAATAGCCTCCATGTTTCCCCACAAAAATTGGAAgataaagaagttaaaataaagGATGAAAGTTCTCCAAAAATTGTTCCGAAGAAACCACAGAGGCACAGCCTACCAGCTGCTGGCCTGCTGAAAAAAGCTGCATCAGCAGAGCTTGTGGAGAAAAGCTCTTACACCTCCAGTGAGGACAAATCTAACAGTGTTCTGCAAGGATCTCACTTCACGCATCCACCAGCCAAGGAGCAAGGTGCACTGTCGTCCTGTGACATACCTAAACGTTCTTCTGAGAAACCCGTCTGGAAGTTACCTCATCCTATTCTTCCATTTTCAGGAAATTCTGAATCACTAAAAACTGCTAACATTGCTACCAGCTACAACCACTTGACTGTTGTGACAAAGCCCAGGGCGAAATCTCTCTCTGCTGTGGACATGGAAAGGACAGACAAGCCTTGCAAGGACCACCAGAAGAAAAATAGCTTGAAAAAGTTTCTGAACATGAAACTGTCAGTTTGCTTAATGAAAAGTGACTTCCAAAAATTTCTGTCTAAAGGCAGCCACTCAATGGATAGTGCTATTGCCAACCTTTCTACGGGGGAAGGGTATGGAAGTGGTAGCAACCGGAATATAGCATCTATAGGCAGTGAAAGGAAAGCCAAATCTGCCAAAGCGCATTCTGTAGAAATAAGTAGTCCGGCATTACAGAAGAAGCGGCAGAGAAACAGAAGTCAACCTGAGATGCGAAGTAACCAAAGGCTGGAGTCTTTAGATGGGCATGTACTATTGGGAGAGAACTTGTCCCAAATGCGTTTGAATTCTGTAACCAGCACTTGTGCTCCGGAGTATGAGAATGTTCGTCACTATGAGGAAATACCCGAGTACGAGAACTTGCCTTTTGCTATGGGTGCTGGGAGGAATCTCGGTTTTGAATGTCACAACTCCAGCAGTGTGGAAGACCAGAGCCCTGGCCTCTATGAGGTTGAGGAGCCTTGTGAAGCTACAACCAGGCGTTTGAGACTTGGCaggtaaaataaagagaaaagagaagttaAACAGCATCATTGCAACTCTGTTGGTTATAAACATGTTTAGATGATGACTTGAGAGGCTGTGCCCCTTTCATTAAATGTCAGCAGGATAGTCCTTGCTGAATATCTTTATATGCTTTTGCTGCTTGGAAAACTGTTTGCACTTGGTGAAAAGAGCgaagaggaaaaataagctaGTTATTCCTCATATatgataaaaattcagaaaactaaTGTATGTGCTTTTCCAGATTTACAGCAAATCAGATCAGTCGTGTATTTGTATCCAAGAATACTTAAATGGGGTGAAATGAACAGTCTCAGGATGAACTTGAATAAGCATCCACAGAGTGCATAGTTGCTAGGTATGTAGGGGGAATTACCATATTTTTAGATCAGCTAATAGatctgggaagagcagagaaactAGCATGCAAATGCTTCATCAGGTCTTGAAAGCTCTTTTGTTATAACAGAAGATATTGCCTCCTTGAATATAGTGAGTCTTCTGTATCTCCCTGTTGTCCCAGCAAAGGTAGTGGTAGTGTGAGTTCTGTGTGACTCAGACAGAATATTACTGAAAGATAAGGTTTGGTGACTCTGCAGGTTGCTGCTGAGTTTCGTTGTCTCAGGAGCTGGTGGAGACAGATAGTATCAGCTGATTCAAAAAGGGATTGGACCGATTCACAGGTAATGTCCAAAACAGATGCATAATGGAATAAGCAGGAACAGATCTTTTAATGTCAGTAATGCCGTGATGGTGGATTCTGCAAAGAGGAACTGGCCACAAAGAGTGGCCAGGCTCACACGTTCTCTGTAAATATCATTACTTACCATGTCTATCAGCGTGCAGTAACAGGTGAAGTGCTGTTTTGGTCCAGTACTGTATTATTTAACTTCTTCAACTAATCTGTTGGTCTTACAGATGCTCAAGATTTATCTCAAACCAGCAATAAGAATTTGAATGAAATATGCAGCCTGTACGTTTCATAGTCCCCAGCAAACTTCTTTACGCTCTTGAGAATATATGCATATTGATGAGAATAAATGAGCTAGTTTATAGATAGTCGTATTTACTGTCATTTTTCACTGTGAGTTACTcagcttcattttattttggaTGTATGTGTAGCAAACACATGCTCAAAGGAATCTGAGAGCTGGCCATTCTTCAGGGAACATTTCCTCTTCTATAGGAGACGACAAATATTTTAAGTGGCATCCTGTATTAATAATTGTTTGTGGAGCTGATGTCCTCAACATTTTGTTGACTGTCTGATGGAAAGCATGCAGCCTTATCATGGCAAGTAGGATTTCTGGTTATGGGCTTGGTATTGGTATATTTATTCCTGTTGGTTttgagtatttttcttgtttacagTAGAgtgtttcttggttttgttttgatataGTTTAAGTTCCTGACTGAGCGTATGCTTTTTGTTTAGATCTAATCGTTGGCTatcttttgggggttttgacCAGGCTCTCTTAGTATTCCCTTGAATTGATTTACCTAAGAAGGGTGAGGCCAGACTTAAATAAGgacctattttattttatgtgttaTGTAatctggtttggtttgtgttgtggttttgggtcAGGTGACAGTATGTCtttgcttcaggaaaagaaaaggactgATTTGCTATATGAAGTATGGTAGGCATGAGACTGGAGTCGCTCCTTAAGCGAAATTCTGTAGTTTTCTTACCTGGCTGAGTGTGAGACGTTTATAGTTATTCCCCATCAACACAAACCTTCACCAGTACCAATGGTGTTTTAAGGGTTTAAATGATTTCTTGCACCCTGGCATACCTGCAACTGTAGCTGCTTCTGAAGCTGGATGTTCTTGACATAACTGGGtttatgttgtgtttttcttttaaaagcacacCATAGAAAACCATATCCAGAACcctttatgtaaatgtttatttaaactGGATTACATAGTCAGAAACTACCTTAGGAAACAATTAATGCATGCAGTCT
Encoded here:
- the FGD6 gene encoding FYVE, RhoGEF and PH domain-containing protein 6, with product MSSAEIKKPPVAPKPKFVVGHKAMPPPVAPKPDVVLSGVIQAARKTKPAIAPKPKVLKSSSVPEVKPPSSARKSTKSFEEHRGDSSQTLDHLNYKNEASEGSTDNTAYILPVSSCKFECLHKLGNGESTCKTQIIFEHFENLENIKVGEKTSLALGDSHKEKLANRNQVVLKASILEEKLKDVLTHSMFPNSSPVRHRYADKLGKGDGSSSKNDVKIEFMEFVQSSSPSEVAKGKQQNTDGKLTADEFQMSEICQSLTENNHSCSCPLDQEILENENLSSNSSFSGETGKKADADKTCSETSSVLTSKVLPIPKPRKTRAACLVRQDGMDTAGEGTKEPSTSEKDSFGLVEQSFKKPAKINILGQSVCYNNSTEVLHPEKCEVTQINADKMHQVKEPATEVSTSQNLLPPLSHKTSDMVEGIECSLDAAHNLVNSIDEMTDDASMVDAVDKRTNFVRCDTLSMSLPKQLKLTGSQHSSASNSLHVSPQKLEDKEVKIKDESSPKIVPKKPQRHSLPAAGLLKKAASAELVEKSSYTSSEDKSNSVLQGSHFTHPPAKEQGALSSCDIPKRSSEKPVWKLPHPILPFSGNSESLKTANIATSYNHLTVVTKPRAKSLSAVDMERTDKPCKDHQKKNSLKKFLNMKLSVCLMKSDFQKFLSKGSHSMDSAIANLSTGEGYGSGSNRNIASIGSERKAKSAKAHSVEISSPALQKKRQRNRSQPEMRSNQRLESLDGHVLLGENLSQMRLNSVTSTCAPEYENVRHYEEIPEYENLPFAMGAGRNLGFECHNSSSVEDQSPGLYEVEEPCEATTRRLRLGRSLEDHHNHPNVIMGDLQSDEEDIMNSSDEDDDTNSDSSKGEPDPQEDKQSKAAGKKTKVYHIAKEIMSSEKVFVDVLKLLHIDFRDAVAHASRQLGKPVIEDRILNQILYYLPQLYELNRDLLRELEERLSHWLEHQRIADIFVKKGPYLKMYSTYIKEFDKNVALLDEQCKKNAGFASVVKDFEMSPRCASLALKHYLLKPVQRIPQYRLLLTDYLKNLLEESADYRDTKDALAVVIEVANHANDIMKQGDNFQKLMQIQYSLNGHHEIVQPGRVFLKEGTLMKLSRKVMQPRMFFLFNDALLYTTPVQSGMYKLNNMLSLAGMKVKKPTQEAYQNELNIESVERSFILSASSATERDEWLEAISKSIEEYTKKRITFNPSKSLEEADPEKQEEDSPLGSKAPIWIPDTRATMCMICTSEFTLTWRRHHCRACGKIVCQACSSNKHGLDYMKNQPARVCDHCFRELQKQDNQCTPKTGSPVNHKSPSSALSTVLHSIPSGRKQKKIPAALKEVSANTEDSTMSGYLHRSKGSKKPWKHLWFVIKNKVLYTYAASEDVAALESQPLLGFTVSEVKDENSESRVFHLLHKNTLFYIFKADDPHSAQKWIEAFQEGTVL